The Microcystis aeruginosa NIES-843 sequence GGTTTCTCCTAAAATGAGAATAGCTGGAGGTTTCATTTGGCTTCCCCTGACTGCGCTGCAGTTAACTTTTGGATAAATTCTTGATGCTCTACCGAGTTAATTCCAGCCTTTAAGATGTCCAACACCCGTGACATATTGCCGTTGAGCATGGCTGAAATATCTAACCACAAACCCGGAAATACTAGAGAGCAAATCACCCCTTCTTGGTTGGGTAACAAAGAAATATAATCGCCATTTTCTAAACTAAACCAATCAATCTTTTGATCAAATACCTGCCAAATAAGGTATTCTTGAATGCCACTGCGACGATAAGCACGTTTTTTATCCCCTAAATCTATGGCGGCACTACTAGCGGCAATTTCTACCACTAATTCCGGCGCTCCTTCTAGGTATCCCTCTACAGTTAGGGTTGATTTTCCCCCGCTTTCTTGACTGATTAATAACACCCCATCCGGCTGTAGTTCGTTGTCGATATCCAAGCGAACTGTTGGCTCAATACCCATTTGTACTTGGGGTGTAGCAGCTTGATAAACTCCCAACCAAGTGATTAAACGTCCGTGGGGTTCA is a genomic window containing:
- a CDS encoding Uma2 family endonuclease, which codes for MLVAIHPIAKSSGLLAKFQLKIKSLKKSNETIYNKINAVLFPKTATMTSSPVKSLTSQIVTTQHLPPLENGDRLIRPEFERRYQAMPGLKKAELIEGVVYMASPLRFKFHAEPHGRLITWLGVYQAATPQVQMGIEPTVRLDIDNELQPDGVLLISQESGGKSTLTVEGYLEGAPELVVEIAASSAAIDLGDKKRAYRRSGIQEYLIWQVFDQKIDWFSLENGDYISLLPNQEGVICSLVFPGLWLDISAMLNGNMSRVLDILKAGINSVEHQEFIQKLTAAQSGEAK